One genomic region from Ammospiza nelsoni isolate bAmmNel1 chromosome 13, bAmmNel1.pri, whole genome shotgun sequence encodes:
- the C13H16orf87 gene encoding UPF0547 protein C16orf87 homolog produces MSSSRAKKVKMATKSCPECDQQVPVACKSCPCGYIFISRKLLHAKRAERSPPITENKSEAKRRRTERVKREKINSAVSKDLENRKRSRSNSHSDHSRRGRGRPKSASAKKHEEEREKQEKEVDMYANLSDEKAFVFSVALAEINRKIINQRLIL; encoded by the exons ATGTCCTCCAGTAGGGCCAAGAAAGTGAAGATGGCCACCAAGTCCTGCCCCGAGTGCGACCAGCAG GTTCCTGTTGCATGTAAATCATGTCCCTGTGGCTACATATTTATCAGCCGAAAACTCTTGCACGCCAAACGTGCTGAGAGATCCCCACCCATCACAG AAAACAAGAGTGAGGCCAAAAGGAGGCGGACAGAGAGAGTTAAGCGAGAGAAGATCAATTCTGCAGTGAGTAAAGACTTAGAAAACCGCAAGAGATCCAGGTCCAACAGCCATTCAGACCACAGCAGACGAGGAAGAGGAAGACCTAAGAGTGCCTCAGCAAAAAAGCACGAGGAAGAAAGAG agaaacaagaaaaagaagttgaCATGTATGCTAACCTTTCAGATGAAAAGGCCTTCGTATTTTCAGTGGCCTTGGcggaaataaacagaaaaattatcaaTCAAAGACTTATTCTGTAA